One stretch of Streptomyces sp. A2-16 DNA includes these proteins:
- a CDS encoding antitoxin, whose amino-acid sequence MGKLGDMANKVKAMAKGHPDQADKGVTRAERMVDERTGNKYDAHTDKAADAARRSYRDSGTTEH is encoded by the coding sequence ATGGGCAAGCTGGGCGACATGGCGAACAAGGTCAAGGCAATGGCGAAGGGCCACCCGGACCAGGCCGACAAGGGCGTGACGCGCGCCGAGCGCATGGTCGACGAACGGACCGGGAACAAGTACGACGCCCACACCGACAAGGCCGCCGACGCGGCCCGTCGTTCCTACCGGGACAGCGGTACGACGGAACACTGA
- the ppk2 gene encoding polyphosphate kinase 2: protein MRPAAPAAAPEGTSAPSELLAGLLVDEQRPEQPILLDGDGNALDTWRENHPYEEKLRRMPYEREKRILQIELLKLQKWVRDTGQRLVVVCEGRDAAGKGGTIKRFTERLNPRGARVVALDKPSEREAGQWYFQRYIPHLPAPGETVFFDRSWYNRAGVERVMGYCTPAEYRHFHAQAPVFEKLLTDDGITLVKFWFSVSRGEQRTRFAIRQVDPVRQWKLSPIDLASLDLWDAYTKAKVDMFRATDTPYAPWTVVKSNDKRRARLEAMRHLLLRCDYAAKDEEAVGSADPRIIGAANTLLESGEEPTDLSPTPLSPQGGGPGQHPEEGD, encoded by the coding sequence GTGAGGCCGGCGGCACCGGCCGCAGCCCCCGAGGGCACGTCCGCCCCGTCGGAACTGCTCGCGGGGCTGCTCGTGGACGAGCAGCGGCCCGAGCAGCCGATCCTGCTGGACGGCGACGGCAATGCCCTCGACACCTGGCGCGAGAACCATCCGTACGAGGAGAAGCTCCGGCGGATGCCGTACGAGCGGGAGAAGCGGATCCTTCAGATCGAACTGCTGAAGCTGCAGAAGTGGGTGCGCGACACCGGGCAGCGCCTCGTGGTGGTGTGCGAGGGGCGGGACGCGGCCGGAAAGGGCGGCACGATCAAGCGGTTCACCGAACGCCTCAACCCGCGTGGAGCCCGGGTGGTGGCGCTCGACAAGCCGAGCGAGAGGGAGGCCGGGCAGTGGTACTTCCAGCGCTACATCCCCCATCTGCCCGCTCCCGGCGAGACCGTCTTCTTCGACCGGTCCTGGTACAACCGGGCCGGCGTGGAACGGGTGATGGGTTACTGCACCCCTGCCGAGTACCGGCACTTCCACGCCCAGGCACCCGTTTTCGAGAAGCTGCTCACGGACGACGGCATCACGCTGGTCAAGTTCTGGTTCTCCGTCTCGCGAGGTGAACAGCGCACACGGTTCGCGATCCGCCAGGTCGATCCCGTACGGCAGTGGAAGCTGTCGCCCATCGACCTGGCCTCGCTCGACCTGTGGGACGCCTACACGAAGGCGAAGGTCGACATGTTCCGCGCGACGGACACGCCCTACGCCCCGTGGACCGTGGTGAAGAGCAACGACAAGCGTCGGGCCCGGCTCGAGGCGATGCGGCATCTGCTGCTGCGCTGCGACTACGCCGCCAAGGACGAGGAGGCGGTCGGGTCGGCCGACCCGCGGATCATCGGCGCCGCCAACACTCTCCTGGAGAGCGGGGAGGAACCCACGGACCTTTCCCCCACCCCGCTGTCGCCCCAGGGCGGCGGCCCCGGGCAGCACCCGGAGGAGGGGGACTGA
- a CDS encoding autotransporter codes for MVTAPPALAAGTRDVTADVLADRDVTLSGDTVVTVPAGTTTYDGVFRGEGTLTVRGRGTLILTKDSDFTLPRSRQRQSVRTQGGNHPYVTTTRPDPPAITVERGATLQYGNGGTTGLIGHFPYATPAFRLNQDNIRVDGTLRLSLRSAYNLGTVSGSGLITQPRFLWGTWDLTSGPFSGVIDNGTQTNAGRPEYATALPGMRKVLNQGTWTVDTPLGQTVTERMDFYQREYGSDINVQSRPGGKVILTGQYSWSNQGGDTDPSLSDPALNWTPATKNVNKRGTNIKGANVQWGDGTTHRIFMPGTAETVYINLLAARSRSLLTFDYNGPVTLGAPIGGGRFHDTLSAPGAGDIVIKGTRGNDVTFAAVQYYDGSTTVEKGAVLRLGSGRPGGDGGLYTGGSLYRLVNNGSLVLANRARSLTLPRVSGSGSLTQAGTATTTLTGGAITYTGTTTIRKGTLALRGGATLLRSRAIRLTSTAARLDVGAAGLRVTSSLSGKGTVKGSLTNDGVVAGGVTVSGGYTQSAKGALVLGGSPLKVTGPVRLSGALDLAAAATDPARTITVLDNKGGARIVGAFKGLKEGTRLELADTTYRITYRGGDGNDVVLTAVTASAAPGVRADTSSATSAAPHTAAAESEGLGWWPYVLALGLLGGLVVPPTMRRRGKRRGAGRHAAP; via the coding sequence ATGGTCACCGCTCCCCCGGCCCTGGCCGCCGGCACCCGGGACGTCACCGCCGACGTCCTCGCGGACCGGGACGTCACGCTGAGCGGAGACACGGTCGTCACCGTGCCCGCGGGGACGACGACGTACGACGGGGTGTTCCGCGGCGAGGGAACGCTCACCGTGCGCGGCCGCGGGACGCTGATCCTCACGAAGGACAGCGACTTCACGCTGCCCCGGTCCCGGCAACGGCAGTCCGTACGGACTCAGGGCGGCAACCACCCGTACGTCACCACGACCCGTCCGGACCCGCCCGCGATCACGGTCGAGCGCGGAGCGACCCTCCAGTACGGCAACGGCGGGACGACCGGCCTGATCGGCCACTTCCCCTACGCCACCCCGGCGTTCCGGCTCAACCAGGACAACATCCGGGTCGACGGCACCCTGCGGCTGTCCCTCAGGAGCGCCTACAACCTGGGCACCGTCAGCGGCTCCGGCCTGATCACCCAGCCCCGCTTCCTGTGGGGCACTTGGGACCTGACGTCCGGCCCCTTCTCCGGGGTCATCGACAACGGCACGCAGACCAACGCGGGGCGGCCCGAGTACGCGACCGCACTGCCCGGCATGCGCAAGGTGCTGAACCAGGGCACCTGGACCGTGGACACCCCGCTGGGCCAGACCGTCACCGAGCGGATGGACTTCTACCAGCGCGAGTACGGCAGCGACATCAACGTCCAGTCCCGGCCGGGCGGCAAGGTGATCCTTACCGGCCAGTACAGCTGGTCGAACCAGGGCGGCGACACCGATCCCTCGCTCAGCGACCCCGCCCTGAACTGGACGCCCGCCACCAAGAACGTCAACAAGCGCGGCACCAACATCAAGGGCGCGAACGTCCAGTGGGGCGACGGCACGACGCACCGGATCTTCATGCCGGGCACCGCGGAGACGGTGTACATCAACCTCCTCGCGGCCCGCTCCCGCTCCCTGCTGACCTTCGACTACAACGGGCCGGTCACCCTCGGCGCCCCGATCGGCGGCGGCCGTTTCCACGACACCCTGTCCGCGCCCGGCGCGGGTGACATCGTCATCAAGGGAACCAGGGGCAACGACGTCACCTTCGCCGCCGTCCAGTACTACGACGGCTCCACCACCGTCGAGAAGGGCGCCGTGCTGCGCCTGGGCAGCGGCAGGCCGGGGGGCGACGGCGGCCTCTACACCGGGGGCAGCCTCTACAGGCTCGTCAACAACGGCTCGCTCGTGCTCGCCAACAGGGCCAGGTCCCTGACCCTGCCCCGGGTCAGCGGCAGCGGCTCCCTCACACAGGCGGGCACGGCGACCACCACGCTGACGGGCGGGGCGATCACGTACACGGGGACGACGACGATCCGGAAGGGCACGCTGGCGCTGCGCGGTGGCGCGACGCTTCTTCGCAGCAGGGCGATTCGGCTCACCTCGACGGCGGCTCGTCTGGACGTCGGCGCGGCGGGGCTGCGGGTGACCTCCTCGCTGTCCGGCAAGGGGACGGTGAAGGGCTCACTCACCAACGACGGTGTGGTCGCGGGCGGTGTCACCGTGTCCGGCGGCTACACGCAGAGCGCGAAGGGCGCACTGGTTCTGGGCGGGAGCCCGTTGAAGGTGACGGGTCCGGTGCGGCTGTCCGGCGCCCTCGACCTCGCCGCAGCCGCCACGGACCCGGCCCGCACGATCACCGTGCTGGACAACAAGGGCGGCGCGAGGATCGTGGGCGCCTTCAAGGGCCTCAAGGAGGGCACACGGCTCGAACTGGCCGACACGACGTACCGGATCACCTATCGGGGCGGGGACGGCAACGACGTCGTGCTGACCGCGGTCACGGCGAGCGCGGCGCCGGGGGTGCGCGCGGACACGTCGTCGGCGACGTCGGCTGCGCCGCACACGGCGGCGGCGGAGTCCGAGGGGCTGGGCTGGTGGCCGTATGTGCTGGCGCTGGGACTGCTCGGCGGGCTGGTGGTGCCTCCCACCATGAGAAGGCGAGGCAAGCGCCGCGGCGCCGGACGCCACGCGGCGCCCTGA
- a CDS encoding TIGR03885 family FMN-dependent LLM class oxidoreductase, producing MTVYGLHASHEQVPPADLLDAVVRAEQAGFTAAMCSDHFSPWSVRQGESGFAWSWLGAALQATDRVPFGVVNAPGQRYHPAVVAQAIATLASMNPGRFWTALGTGEASNEHITGAGWPRKDIRSARLRECVDVIRALLRGEEVSHDGLVTVDRARLWTLPPEEPPLIGAACSTATAAWCAEWADGLITVNAPRERLREIIGAYRDAGGRGPLHLQVHLSWAPDEAEALALAHDQWRTNVHAPPVSWDLDSAELFDVVSEHVTPEQVARTVDVSSDLGRHAARLQEYADLGFDVVMLHHVGREQAAFIDAFGAEVLPRLDVTRPIPATAKEYRCV from the coding sequence ATGACTGTCTACGGATTGCACGCCTCGCACGAACAGGTGCCGCCCGCGGATCTGCTCGACGCAGTGGTACGCGCGGAGCAGGCGGGCTTCACCGCCGCCATGTGCTCGGACCACTTCTCGCCGTGGAGCGTGCGTCAGGGCGAGTCCGGCTTCGCCTGGTCATGGCTCGGAGCCGCCCTCCAGGCCACCGACCGGGTGCCGTTCGGTGTGGTGAACGCGCCCGGCCAGCGCTACCACCCCGCCGTCGTCGCCCAGGCGATCGCCACGCTCGCGTCCATGAACCCGGGCCGGTTCTGGACCGCGCTCGGCACCGGAGAGGCCTCCAACGAACACATCACCGGCGCGGGCTGGCCCCGCAAGGACATCCGTTCCGCGCGCCTGCGGGAGTGCGTCGACGTCATCCGGGCGCTGCTGCGGGGCGAGGAGGTCAGCCACGACGGGCTGGTGACCGTGGACCGGGCCCGGCTGTGGACGCTGCCGCCCGAGGAACCGCCGCTGATAGGGGCCGCGTGCAGCACGGCCACCGCGGCCTGGTGCGCCGAGTGGGCGGACGGACTGATCACGGTCAACGCCCCGCGTGAACGCCTGCGCGAGATCATCGGCGCGTACCGTGACGCGGGCGGCCGTGGCCCCCTCCATCTCCAGGTGCATCTGAGCTGGGCGCCCGACGAGGCCGAGGCGCTCGCCCTCGCGCACGACCAGTGGCGGACCAACGTGCACGCCCCGCCGGTCAGTTGGGACCTCGACTCCGCGGAATTGTTCGATGTCGTCAGCGAGCACGTCACCCCCGAGCAGGTGGCGCGCACGGTCGACGTCTCCTCCGACCTCGGCCGGCACGCCGCCCGGCTCCAGGAGTACGCCGACCTGGGGTTCGACGTGGTGATGCTGCACCACGTGGGCCGTGAACAGGCCGCGTTCATCGACGCGTTCGGCGCCGAGGTACTGCCGCGACTCGACGTGACCCGCCCGATCCCCGCCACGGCCAAGGAGTACCGATGCGTCTGA
- a CDS encoding RICIN domain-containing protein, whose product MRRAHAVLLALCLALAGALVTAGPAQAAPLTVPNGVQFTDTSGNPLHAHGGGVIKVGSYYYWFGEDRNADNTFRYVDAYRSTDLKNWEFRNHVLTQSSASELGTAYIERPKVVHNATTGKFVMWMHKENGTDYSEARAAVAVSDTVDGTYSYQGSFRPLGQYMSRDITTFVDTDGTGYMVSAANENYDLQIYRLTADYTGIASLVANPWPGGHREAPALFKRGGVYFMLTSGATGWSANQQQYATATSLAGPWTSMANVGDSTTYNSQTAYVLPVQGTSGTSYLYMGDRWGNSFGGTVNDSRYVWLPLTFPTSTTMSMSWYPEVTIDAAAGTIGGTSATYNTLVARHSGKCADVANQSLWQGVAISQYTCNGGGNQKWWFKSLGTGYYQLVGRGSSLCLQENATNVTQENCGSATAQQWSVVTSGSYVNIKARASGECLDVNGASTANSAAIITYTCNGATNQQWTRGT is encoded by the coding sequence ATGAGACGTGCTCACGCGGTACTGCTCGCCCTGTGCCTGGCCCTGGCCGGCGCCCTGGTGACCGCCGGACCTGCCCAGGCGGCCCCGCTGACCGTCCCCAACGGCGTCCAGTTCACGGACACTTCGGGGAACCCCCTGCACGCCCACGGCGGCGGGGTCATCAAGGTCGGCTCCTACTACTACTGGTTCGGCGAGGACCGCAACGCCGACAACACCTTCCGGTACGTGGACGCCTACCGCTCCACCGACCTGAAGAACTGGGAGTTCAGGAACCACGTCCTGACCCAGTCCAGCGCCTCCGAACTGGGCACCGCCTACATCGAGCGGCCCAAGGTCGTCCACAACGCGACCACCGGCAAGTTCGTGATGTGGATGCACAAGGAGAACGGCACCGACTACAGCGAGGCCCGCGCGGCCGTCGCCGTCTCCGACACCGTCGACGGCACCTACTCCTACCAGGGCAGCTTCCGCCCGCTCGGCCAGTACATGTCCCGGGACATCACCACGTTCGTCGACACCGACGGCACCGGCTACATGGTCTCGGCCGCCAACGAGAACTACGACCTGCAGATCTACCGGCTCACCGCCGACTACACCGGCATCGCGAGTCTGGTCGCCAACCCCTGGCCGGGCGGCCACCGGGAGGCTCCGGCCCTCTTCAAGCGGGGCGGCGTCTACTTCATGCTGACCTCGGGCGCGACCGGCTGGAGCGCCAACCAGCAGCAGTACGCCACCGCGACCTCCCTCGCCGGTCCCTGGACCTCGATGGCGAACGTCGGCGACTCCACGACCTACAACTCCCAGACCGCGTACGTCCTTCCGGTGCAGGGGACCTCGGGCACCTCGTACCTGTACATGGGCGACCGCTGGGGCAACTCCTTCGGCGGCACCGTCAACGACTCACGCTACGTGTGGCTGCCGCTGACCTTCCCGACCTCCACCACGATGTCCATGTCCTGGTACCCCGAGGTCACGATCGACGCGGCCGCCGGGACGATCGGCGGCACGAGCGCCACGTACAACACGCTCGTCGCCCGGCACAGCGGCAAGTGCGCGGACGTGGCCAACCAGTCGCTGTGGCAGGGCGTCGCGATCAGCCAGTACACCTGCAACGGCGGCGGCAACCAGAAGTGGTGGTTCAAGAGCCTCGGCACCGGCTACTACCAGCTGGTCGGCCGCGGCAGCTCGCTGTGCCTCCAGGAGAACGCCACGAACGTCACCCAGGAGAACTGCGGGAGCGCGACCGCCCAGCAGTGGTCGGTGGTCACCTCGGGCTCGTACGTGAACATCAAGGCCCGCGCCAGCGGCGAGTGCCTGGACGTGAACGGCGCGTCCACCGCCAACTCCGCCGCGATCATCACGTACACGTGCAACGGAGCGACCAACCAGCAGTGGACGCGCGGGACCTGA
- the mmuM gene encoding homocysteine S-methyltransferase, with protein MTSDTPEVPDAPSRSFAEALAAGPVVLDGGMSNQLESAGHDLSDELWSARLLAERPEAITEAHLAYYEAGADVAITSSYQATFEGFAKRGIARERAAELLALSVGLAREATRQAAAKGIGRSLYVAASVGPYGAMLADGSEYRGRYGLSVAELEAFHRPRLEVLAAAGPDVLALETVPDSDEAKSLLRAVRGLGVPAWLSYSVAGDRTRAGQPLEEAFALVADADEVVAVGVNCCVPEDVDNAIETAARVTGKPVVVYPNSGETWNAGARRWEGRSSFTSDEVMGWRESGARLIGGCCRVGPEAISGIAGAVR; from the coding sequence ATGACCAGCGACACCCCCGAAGTCCCCGACGCCCCCTCCCGCTCCTTCGCCGAGGCCCTCGCGGCCGGGCCGGTCGTGCTCGACGGCGGCATGTCCAACCAGCTGGAGTCCGCCGGGCACGACCTGAGCGACGAACTGTGGTCGGCGCGGCTGCTCGCGGAGCGGCCCGAGGCGATCACCGAGGCGCATCTCGCGTACTACGAGGCGGGCGCGGACGTGGCGATCACGTCCAGCTACCAGGCCACGTTCGAGGGGTTCGCCAAGCGCGGGATCGCGCGCGAGCGGGCGGCCGAGCTGCTCGCCCTGAGCGTCGGGCTGGCGCGGGAGGCGACGCGGCAGGCGGCGGCGAAGGGGATCGGGCGGTCGCTGTACGTGGCGGCCTCGGTCGGGCCGTACGGAGCGATGCTCGCGGACGGTTCGGAGTACCGCGGCCGGTACGGCCTGAGCGTGGCCGAGCTGGAGGCCTTCCACCGGCCACGGCTCGAGGTGCTGGCGGCGGCCGGGCCCGACGTCCTGGCCCTGGAGACGGTCCCGGACAGCGACGAGGCGAAGTCGCTGCTGCGGGCGGTCCGCGGTCTCGGTGTCCCGGCCTGGCTCTCCTACTCCGTCGCCGGCGACCGCACCCGTGCCGGGCAGCCGCTGGAGGAGGCGTTCGCTCTGGTCGCCGATGCGGACGAGGTCGTCGCGGTCGGTGTGAACTGCTGCGTCCCCGAGGACGTGGACAACGCGATCGAGACCGCCGCACGGGTCACCGGCAAGCCTGTCGTGGTCTACCCCAACAGCGGCGAGACCTGGAACGCGGGGGCGCGCCGCTGGGAGGGACGGTCCTCGTTCACGTCGGACGAGGTCATGGGGTGGCGGGAGTCGGGCGCACGGCTGATCGGGGGATGCTGCCGGGTGGGTCCTGAGGCGATCTCGGGGATTGCGGGAGCGGTGCGTTAG
- a CDS encoding glycoside hydrolase family 43 protein has product MSRVPQVPHRRLLLKGALAAGALAATPTAAQAATRTAAPAAVRPEKAAPFVNPLVRNRADPYIHRHSDGHYYFTATAPEYDRIILRRSRTLNGLAGADESVIWTKHPTGAMGAHIWAPEIHRIGGKWYIYFASAPAESVWDIRIWVLENANPNPFKGTWVEKGQIRTAWETFSLDATTFAHRGSRYLAWAQHEPGMDNNTGIFLSRMANPWTLTGPQIRLSTPEYDWERIGYKVNEGPSVIARNGRLFMSYSASATDWHYCMGLLTVDADADLMNPASWSKSPVPVFTSNDTTKQYGPGHNCFTVAEDGRSDVLVYHARQYKDIVGDPLNDPNRHTRVQKLGWNADGTPNFGIPVADTVTDTEVAS; this is encoded by the coding sequence ATGAGCCGCGTTCCCCAAGTCCCCCACCGACGACTGCTGCTGAAGGGTGCCCTGGCCGCGGGCGCCCTGGCCGCGACCCCCACGGCGGCCCAGGCCGCGACCCGCACGGCCGCCCCGGCCGCCGTCCGCCCCGAGAAGGCCGCACCCTTCGTGAACCCGCTCGTCCGCAACCGCGCCGACCCGTACATCCACCGTCACTCCGACGGCCACTACTACTTCACGGCCACCGCGCCCGAGTACGACCGCATCATCCTGCGCCGCTCCCGCACCCTCAACGGCCTCGCCGGCGCCGACGAGTCCGTCATCTGGACCAAGCACCCGACCGGTGCCATGGGCGCCCACATCTGGGCGCCGGAGATCCACCGCATCGGCGGCAAGTGGTACATCTACTTCGCCTCCGCGCCCGCCGAGAGCGTCTGGGACATCCGCATCTGGGTCCTGGAGAACGCCAACCCCAACCCCTTCAAGGGGACTTGGGTCGAGAAGGGCCAGATCAGGACCGCCTGGGAGACCTTCTCCCTGGACGCCACCACCTTCGCCCACCGCGGCTCCCGCTACCTCGCCTGGGCCCAGCACGAGCCCGGCATGGACAACAACACCGGCATCTTCCTGTCGAGGATGGCGAACCCGTGGACCCTGACCGGCCCTCAGATCAGGCTCTCCACACCGGAGTACGACTGGGAGCGCATCGGCTACAAGGTGAACGAGGGGCCCTCGGTCATCGCCCGCAACGGCCGCCTGTTCATGTCCTACTCGGCCAGCGCCACCGACTGGCACTACTGCATGGGCCTGCTCACGGTCGACGCGGACGCCGACCTGATGAACCCGGCGAGCTGGTCCAAGTCGCCGGTGCCCGTCTTCACCAGCAACGACACCACCAAGCAGTACGGCCCCGGCCACAACTGCTTCACCGTCGCCGAGGACGGCCGCAGTGACGTCCTCGTCTACCACGCCCGCCAGTACAAGGACATCGTCGGCGACCCGCTGAACGACCCCAACCGCCACACCCGCGTCCAGAAGCTCGGCTGGAACGCGGACGGCACCCCGAACTTCGGCATACCGGTGGCGGACACCGTCACGGACACGGAGGTCGCGTCATGA